Proteins co-encoded in one Cricetulus griseus strain 17A/GY chromosome 1 unlocalized genomic scaffold, alternate assembly CriGri-PICRH-1.0 chr1_1, whole genome shotgun sequence genomic window:
- the Atp4b gene encoding potassium-transporting ATPase subunit beta, with amino-acid sequence MAALQEKKSCSQRMAEFRHYCWNPDTGQMLGRTPARWVWISLYYAAFYVVMTGLFSLCIYVLMQTIDPYTPDYQDQLKSPGVTLRPDVYGERGLQISYNVSENTSWAGLTHTLHSFLAGYTPASQQDSINCTSEKYFFQESFSAPNHTKFSCKFTADMLQNCSGLVDPNFGFEEGKPCFIIKMNRIVKFLPSNNTAPRVDCTFQDDPRNPRKDTEPLQVEYYPPNGTFSLHYFPYYGKKAQPHYSNPLVAAKLLNIPKNTEVIIVCKILADHVTFDNPHDPYEGKVEFKLTIQK; translated from the exons ATGGCAGCCCTGCAGGAGAAGAAGTCATGCAGCCAACGCATGGCTGAATTCCGGCACTACTGTTGGAACCCGGACACTGGGCAGATGCTGGGCCGCACCCCAGCCCGGTGGG TGTGGATCAGCCTCTACTACGCAGCTTTCTATGTGGTCATGACGGGGCTCTTCTCCCTGTGCATCTACGTGTTGATGCAGACCATCGACCCCTACACCCCAGACTACCAGGACCAGTTAAAGTCACCGG GGGTAACCTTGAGACCTGATGTGTATGGGGAAAGAGGGCTGCAGATTTCCTACAATGTCTCTGAAAACACCTCCTGGGCTGGCCTAACACACACCCTCCACAGCTTCTTAGCAG GCTACACCCCCGCATCCCAGCAGGACAGCATCAACTGTACCTCTGAAAAGTACTTCTTCCAGGAGAGCTTTTCAGCTCCAAACCACACAAAGTTCTCCTGCAAATTCACTGCAGACATGCTGCAAAACTGCTCAGGCCTGGTGGACCCCAACTTTGGCTTTGAGGAGGGAAAGCCCTGCTTCATTATTAAGATGAACAGG ATTGTCAAGTTCCTTCCCAGCAACAACACAGCCCCCCGAGTGGACTGCACCTTCCAG GATGATCCCCGAAATCCCCGGAAGGACACTGAGCCCCTGCAGGTGGAGTACTATCCGCCCAATGGCACCTTCAGTCTCCACTACTTCCCCTACTATGGCAAGAAAGCCCAG CCTCATTACAGTAACCCTCTGGTGGCAGCAAAGCTTCTCAACATCCCCAAGAATACAGAAGTCATCATTGTGTGCAAGATCCTGGCAGACCATGTGACTTTCGACAATCCCCATGACCCATATGAAGGGAAAGTGGAGTTCAAACTTACAATACAGAAGTAA